The genomic stretch AATATTGTCGTAGTGGGCTTTGATGAGAAAACAATAAAAGGTGCTCTACAATTGGCTGAAGATTACGAGTTCATTTATGCTGCAGTAGGTTGGCATCCAGTTGATGCTATTGATATGACTGAAAAGCACTTAGCCTGGCTTGAAGAGCTAGCAAGTCATCCTAAAGTAGTTGCCCTAGGTGAAATGGGCTTAGATTACTATTGGGATAAATCCCCTAAGGAAGTGCAGCAAGAGGTCTTTCGCAAACAAATTCAGTTAGCACGAAAAGTGAAGCTACCAATTATCATCCATAACCGAGATGCTCATGAGGATATCGTAAAGATCTTAAAAGAGGAACATGCTCATGAAATTGGTGGGATCATGCATTGTTTTGGAAGTAGCCTTGAAATTGCCAAACAATGTATTTCTATGAATTTTTTTATTTCTTTTGGCGGACCGGTTACTTTTAAAAATGCGAAACGTCCAAAAGAAGTAGCAAAAGAAATTCCCTTAGAATGGTTGTTAATTGAGACGGATTGTCCATATTTAGCTCCCCACCCATATAGAGGGAAGCGCAATGAGCCAAGTTATGTTAAACTAGTAGCAGAAACAATTGCAGAATTAAAAGAAATGACCTATGACGAAGTTGTTCAGGTTACAAACGATAACGCAAAGAGACTTTTTGCTATAATTTGACAGTGGTTTTTGTCGAATTTTAAAGAGGCTTGTCTATTATAAACTAACTTCTAGTTAGTTCTACAATCAAGAAAACAGGCATATGCTAGTCTTGTCGAACAGTTTTTGTTCCCTTTTTAGTCCATTTTATGGATAATTACACGTAAAGCTTCTGAGAGGGGGAATTTTTTTACATTGACAAG from Anaerobacillus alkaliphilus encodes the following:
- a CDS encoding TatD family hydrolase, which gives rise to MLFDTHAHLNADQFEEDVEEVIKRAQAEGVTNIVVVGFDEKTIKGALQLAEDYEFIYAAVGWHPVDAIDMTEKHLAWLEELASHPKVVALGEMGLDYYWDKSPKEVQQEVFRKQIQLARKVKLPIIIHNRDAHEDIVKILKEEHAHEIGGIMHCFGSSLEIAKQCISMNFFISFGGPVTFKNAKRPKEVAKEIPLEWLLIETDCPYLAPHPYRGKRNEPSYVKLVAETIAELKEMTYDEVVQVTNDNAKRLFAII